A genomic region of Psychrobacter sp. M13 contains the following coding sequences:
- a CDS encoding glycosyltransferase family 4 protein — protein MKFLVIASHPVSVLKFRGHLIQALKNKGCEIHIATPLLKSYPKVSKELKSLGYITHNIPMQRTGTNPLADAKTLKSLYTLMRDIKPTYVLAYTIKPVIYGTLAAWAAKVPHRFALITGLGYAFQQVEETGKRNYFQKIIHELYRQALSKTDKVFFQNPDDLNLFKQLKLISNKTPTTIVNGSGVDTSEYNIAPLPVSNKQPEIRFLLIARLLADKGIREYANAAKIIKNKYPEVNFDLVGLIDSNPTAISQQELDEWVDQGLLNFWGRLDDVRPAIAASSIYVLPSYREGTPRTVLEAMSMGRPVITTDAPGCRETVVDSYNGYLVPVKSVDGLVKAMEEFILNPELISTMGKASRKIAEDKFDVHSVNNIMINEMNL, from the coding sequence ATGAAATTTTTAGTTATAGCTAGTCACCCAGTATCAGTTTTAAAGTTCCGTGGCCATTTAATTCAGGCCCTTAAGAATAAAGGTTGTGAAATTCATATAGCCACGCCCCTTCTTAAAAGTTACCCTAAGGTTTCAAAGGAACTAAAGTCTTTAGGCTACATTACTCATAATATCCCTATGCAGCGCACAGGGACTAACCCTTTAGCTGACGCAAAAACGTTAAAGTCTCTCTATACTCTAATGAGAGATATTAAACCTACATACGTTCTGGCTTATACTATCAAGCCTGTCATTTATGGAACGTTAGCCGCATGGGCAGCTAAAGTACCTCATAGGTTTGCCCTAATTACTGGGCTTGGTTATGCTTTTCAGCAAGTAGAAGAGACCGGTAAGAGAAATTATTTTCAAAAAATTATTCACGAGCTATATCGCCAAGCTCTATCCAAAACGGATAAAGTGTTTTTCCAGAACCCAGATGATCTTAATCTGTTTAAACAGCTTAAGTTAATTAGTAATAAAACACCTACTACAATCGTTAATGGCTCTGGTGTCGATACCTCCGAATACAATATAGCACCATTGCCTGTCAGTAATAAACAACCTGAAATTAGGTTCTTACTAATCGCGCGCTTATTGGCTGATAAAGGGATACGTGAATATGCAAACGCTGCGAAAATAATTAAAAACAAATACCCTGAAGTTAACTTTGATTTAGTTGGGCTAATAGATTCAAACCCAACTGCTATTTCACAGCAAGAGCTCGATGAGTGGGTAGATCAAGGCTTGCTTAATTTCTGGGGTCGCTTAGATGATGTTAGACCTGCGATTGCTGCAAGCTCTATCTATGTACTCCCCTCTTATCGCGAAGGGACACCTCGCACAGTATTAGAAGCGATGTCAATGGGAAGACCCGTAATAACGACTGATGCGCCTGGCTGTCGCGAAACTGTGGTTGATAGCTATAATGGATACTTAGTACCTGTCAAATCCGTAGACGGACTTGTGAAGGCAATGGAAGAATTCATACTTAACCCGGAGCTTATCAGCACAATGGGCAAAGCTTCACGTAAGATCGCAGAAGATAAATTTGATGTTCATAGCGTCAACAACATTATGATAAATGAGATGAATTTATAA